One window of the Salvia splendens isolate huo1 chromosome 1, SspV2, whole genome shotgun sequence genome contains the following:
- the LOC121809758 gene encoding uncharacterized protein LOC121809758, with the protein MDLNEMARKQGLMTDEEFEALLKEVTREEEEDASVAVREGGEASTRNDQEGLAHQPEEEVEEMQTGERVPQSVTPQPDAGESSVHIDPEETVVRTEEPEPVAPPVLKPKAVKRKLVLRDDPKAVRPKPKRVSQRCLGKWTSSKTKANTAADPVEVLSDEERVTPTKPGEESFPATNLEDASTAAEVVTTTPSDQRDETKQMAEGLDLVSESDKPSTQSEKKPEEDEDRDEDRYQEDIKRKGKAPVKRKPSSKKQHTVNICIVITDPAQRTPPHRQEKNGSDYAASEESGSDSDISLEDEEYGEQQLPLNHRELVHPRWRD; encoded by the exons ATGGATCTGAATGAAATGGCCAGAAAGCAAGGTCTTATGACGgatgaggagtttgaggcgCTGTTGAAAGAGGTAACccgtgaggaagaagaagatgcatCGGTGGCAGTAAGAGAGGGTGGAGAAGCTAGTACAAGGAACGACCAAGAAGGCCTAGCCCACCAGCCAGAAGAAGAGGTGGAAGAGATGCAAACCGGAGAACGAGTACCACAGTCAGTGACTCCCCAGCCAGACGCAGGGGAGAGTTCTGTGCACATTGATCCGGAGGAGACCGTGGTACGAACAGAGGAGCCAGAACCAGTGGCACCTCCAGTGTTGAAACCGAAAGCAGTCAAAAGGAAATTGGTGTTGAGGGACGATCCCAAGGCAGTACGACCAAAGCCGAAGAGAGTATCGCAGAGATGCCTAGGAAAATGGACATCCAGCAAGACGAAGGCGAACACAGCAGCAGATCCAGTTGAAGTTTTAAGTGACGAAGAAAGGGtgactcccacaaaacctggggaggaatcTTTTCCAGCTACTAACTTGGAAGATGCATCGACGGCAGCTGAAGTGGTCACCACAACGCCGAGTGACCAGAGAGATGAGACTAAgcagatggctgagggtctggacctcgtaTCTGAGTCA GACAAGCCTTCAACACAATCGGAGAAGAAACCGGAAGaggatgaagacagagatgagGACAGATACCAAGAAGATATaaaaaggaaggggaaagcccctgttAAGAGAAAGCCAAGCAGCAAGAAGCAACACACGGTGAACATATGCATCGTCATCACAGACCCAGCTCAGAGAACCCCACCGCACCGTCAGGAGAAAAACGGCAGCGACTATGCTGCTAGTGAAGAGTCGGGATCCGACAGCGACATCTCCCTGGAGGATGAAGAGTATGGTGAACAGCAGCTTCCACTTAACCATCGGGAACTGGTACATCCCCGGTGGAGAGATTGA
- the LOC121809918 gene encoding uncharacterized protein LOC121809918: protein MVTRKKDATIDVASMFKDVEVKVPLLTALKMPPISNFIKDYLAGKVNEDGRMITKENVSAVIQWSDLPSKKTDPRMFTLPISIGDIQVEHAMCDLGASINVLPYAIYQKLGEAKLVDTDIMIQLADKSCIQ, encoded by the coding sequence ATGGTGACCAGGAAGAAAGACGCCACAATTGATGTGGCCAGTATGTTCAAAGACGTGGAAGTCAAGGTGCCACTCCTGACGGCGTTGAAGATGCCCCCGATCAGCAATTTTATCAAGGACTACCTGGCGGGGAAGGTCAATGAAGACGGGAGAATGATCACAAAAGAGAATGTCTCTGCAGTAATCCAGTGGAGTGACCTCCCCTCAAAGAAGACCGACCCACGGATGTTCACACTCCCGATTTCAATTGGGGATATTCAAGTGGAGCACGCCATGTGCGATTTAGGGGCATCTATCAACGTTCTGCCGTATGCTATTTATCAGAAGCTGGGAGAGGCTAAGTTGGTCGACACCGACATCATGATACAGCTAGCCGACAAATCTTGCATTCAATAG